Proteins from a genomic interval of Periophthalmus magnuspinnatus isolate fPerMag1 chromosome 11, fPerMag1.2.pri, whole genome shotgun sequence:
- the hivep3a gene encoding transcription factor HIVEP3, producing MEALSSSLTTGEQSGGQEHSEQDSPHVQTPSPSKPQQSDCSKSSHGAPQQSKQSKRQLPERKRLRAQRQSIDSDTIPEHKQKETKTLSENSPATTPGANSSKAETQEGTPKQKRERKPQKPGKYVCTYCGRACAKPSVLQKHIRSHTGERPYPCPPCGFSFKTKSNLYKHRKSHTHRVKAGLTVGDSRPSEEQITESEDEARHLPSASTIPSIKNLETNQVKDTTTTAMDNSYAVRKRLAMRLSRGRVETPKDTTDDKNLSLILGSKESTESGYFSRSESTEQDIYPNTSAKSYAEIILGKYGRLGHLQRMSRQNNQQSPSQEDKGVPFTVPKKQVIDHITKLITINEAVVDTSKIDSVKPRRFSLSRKNSDPQKSSPPKEPLLQVPKAAEFLYKSSGSITMGVPCEKFQHHSPNVHQPGQTSAPLLRSHSMPTGATSTDVAPVAANKFRLSQSFDEREPSQSQVPRRYGMLRRQPAIDGDSEGPHSFFSDSLTTVPDHSQSQPQPYECETCGTGCKDWEGYKKHRQTLCLVHRPRNEVVISQMECSQIMTQSARPGALALRKRRKAESFELEDPASPTALSSCPESEQCNFTSNAGYEIPRRPTQTCSVIQHTSSFEKQESLSDSQSTEPTKDPPIQRDSDILQKQSELSGKVLSRKLVRQHSVQVPEILVTEDSHTNPENVPSAPAKPSERSEEFQWPQRSSSLAQLPIEKLPPKKKRLRLAEAAQSSGESSFESISLPHSPSQESSASYASSRSTSFEESNRLESETLTSPRRSRAPQMLTVPGVHPHREMRRSASEQAPHDLQPQNVTMSETRSKSFDYSSLSPERSALGWRERRKCLLIRHTAVTDPDEEDLPSSSVHTSEKVSFSPQTTSVYCSKSPGSPLQGETISQYSKSIEIVHQWKQQNVQLTQNSEQLNKVVGCDNPFKEEALKVCTDPLSSLTPNPTQGLSGAARAHYLPVSTGLKLEIPPGPRQSLVVSHSHMPHSSVPQIISSVERVRPITSAAVVVRFQTHTLTPACAIYTTLSQAASPKPLEAVDAAVPHSIDQSAVDCLNYGRASPELPDWSGELRTSGSGGNKRVLSPSNSIELSPESQQQQKRVKEDEVHDTQELNPEPPSCRTSECPPVSQAGPPYPTLLSSTCNSWCYLNYVKPNPAALDEEKPSVYSSWSTSGYDPNPPGLSSKTALSLVHCKQRLSPTIYTTSSMSAPSDEAKEEHRPRSPEIYLKTACTDHSKEHQPVTVDNLNKPPEEKIVEETRMAKIRSNEKCGRGPKESPVDHKDSSVQPGSTRDSGAQDTYSIHSSTAVTSGGEGWTSARFKTRLKRAHVSVI from the exons ATGGAGGCCTTGAGCAGTAGCCTGACAACCGGGGAACAATCCGGAGGTCAAGAACATAGTGAACAAGATTCTCCCCATGTGCAAACTCCATCTCCTTCAAAGCCGCAGCAAAGTGACTGTTCGAAAAGTTCTCATGGAGCACCCCAGCAGTCCAAACAATCTAAAAGACAGTTACCTGAACGCAAACGTCTCAGGGCTCAGCGGCAGAGCATTGACTCGGACACTATCCCCGAACACAAACAGAAAGAAACCAAAACACTTTCAGAAAACTCCCCTGCGACCACACCTGGTGCCAACTCATCCAAAGCAGAAACACAAGAGGGTACCCCTAAACAGAAACGCGAGCGTAAACCCCAGAAACCTGGTAAATATGTGTGCACATACTGTGGCCGCGCCTGTGCCAAGCCTAGTGTCCTGCAGAAGCATATTCGGTCGCACACAGGAGAGCGGCCCTACCCCTGCCCTCCATGTGGTTTCTCCTTTAAGACTAAGAGTAACCTTTACAAACACCGCAAATCACATACGCACAGGGTGAAGGCAGGGCTCACTGTGGGGGACAGTAGACCCTCAGAGGAACAAATCACAGAGTCAGAAGATGAAGCCAGACATCTACCATCAGCGTCTACTATTCCGTCAATCAAAAACCTCGAAACAAACCAGGTCaaagatactactactactgcaatggATAATTCATATGCTGTACGGAAGAGACTGGCCATGCGCCTTAGTAGAGGAAGAGTAGAGACTCCCAAAGACACAACTGATGACAAGAACCTGTCTCTGATATTAGGCAGTAAAGAAAGCACTGAATCAGGCTACTTTTCCCGTTCTGAAAGTACTGAACAGGACATCTATCCAAACACAAGTGCCAAAAGTTATGCAGAAATCATTCTTGGCAAATATGGACGTCTTGGACACCTACAAAGGATGTCTCGTCAGAATAACCAGCAGTCCCCAAGTCAGGAGGACAAAGGTGTGCCATTCACAGTGCCCAAGAAGCAAGTCATCGACCATATCACCAAACTCATTACTATCAATGAGGCAGTAGTGGACACCAGTAAAATTGACAGTGTAAAGCCAAGGAGGTTTTCATTGTCAAGAAAGAATTCAGACCCTCAAAAGAGTTCACCTCCAAAAGAACCCCTTCTCCAGGTCCCCAAAGCTGCAGAGTTCCTCTATAAGAGCAGCGGGTCAATCACTATGGGAGTACCATGTGAGAAATTCCAACACCATTCACCAAATGTGCATCAACCTGGTCAAACATCTGCCCCTCTGTTAAGAAGCCACTCAATGCCAACTGGAGCTACTTCTACTGATGTTGCTCCTGTGGCCGCAAATAAATTCCGTCTCAGCCAGTCTTTTGATGAAAGAGAACCTTCTCAATCACAGGTACCTCGCCGATATGGAATGCTGAGAAGGCAACCAGCAATCGATGGCGATTCCGAAGGTCCTCACTCATTTTTCAGTGATTCTCTGACTACTGTGCCTGACCACAGTCAGAGTCAACCCCAGCCGTATGAATGTGAGACCTGTGGCACAGGCTGCAAGGATTGGGAAGGCTATAAAAAACATCGACAAACCTTGTGTTTAGTGCATCGCCCCAGAAATGAGGTGGTCATTAGTCAGATGGAATGCTCCCAGATAATGACCCAGTCAGCCAGACCAGGGGCATTGGCGCTGCGCAAGAGAAGAAAAGCCGAAAGTTTTGAGCTTGAAGACCCTGCATCGCCTACAGctctttcctcctgtcctgaATCTGAACAGTGTAACTTTACAAGCAATGCAGGCTATGAGATCCCCAGAAGACCCACACAAACCTGTTCTGTGATTCAACATACAAGTTCATTTGAAAAGCAAGAATCTCTGTCAGACAGTCAAAGCACTGAACCAACAAAAGATCCTCCAATTCAGAGAGATTCAGATATTTTACAGAAGCAATCAGAATTGTCAGGAAAAGTTTTGAGTCGAAAACTGGTGCGTCAACACAGCGTTCAGGTGCCCGAAATACTGGTCACAGAGGACtctcacacaaaccctgaaaaTGTCCCTTCAGCACCTGCAAAACCTTCAGAAAGGTCTGAGGAGTTCCAGTGGCCACAGAGAAGCTCTTCACTTGCCCAACTTCCTATTGAAAAACTTCCTCCAAAGAAGAAACGTTTGAGATTGGCTGAGGCTGCCCAATCTTCAGGAGAATCCAGTTTTGAGTCCATTTCTTTACCACACAGTCCCAGTCAGGAGAGTAGTGCATCATATGCTTCTAGTCGTTCCACATCCTTTGAGGAGTCAAACAGACTTGAGTCAGAAACCTTAACGTCTCCAAGAAGGTCGAGAGCTCCTCAAATGTTAACAGTGCCTGGTGTCCACCCCCATCGTGAGATGAGGCGCTCAGCCTCTGAACAAGCACCTCATGACCTACAGCCACAGAatgttactatgtcagagacccGTAGTAAGTCGTTTGACTACAGCAGTCTATCCCCTGAACGCTCTGCACTTGGGTGGAGAGAAAGGCGAAAATGTCTTTTAATTAGGCACACTGCTGTCACAGATCCAGATGAAGAGGACCTGCCATCCTCATCTGTCCATACTTCAGAAAAAGTGAGCTTTAGCCCTCAAACAACCTCTGTGTACTGTAGCAAGTCCCCTGGCTCACCCTTACAGGGTGAAACCATATCACAATACTCTAAAAGCATAGAGATTGTCCATCAGTGGAAGCAACAAAATGTACAGTTAACACAAAACTCAGAACAACTTAATAAAGTAGTGGGGTGTGATAATCCTTTCAAAGAGGAGGCCTTAAAGGTTTGTACAgatcctctctcttccctgACCCCAAACCCTACACAGGGACTGTCAGGAGCAGCCAGAGCCCACTACTTGCCTGTCTCAACAGGGCTGAAGCTGGAGATCCCCCCAGGACCCCGACAGTCTTTAGTGGTTTCTCACAGCCACATGCCTCACTCCAGCGTACCACAGATCATATCCAGTGTGGAGCGTGTGCGACCCATAACCTCCGCAGCAGTAGTGGTGCGTTTCCAGACACACACCCTAACCCCTGCATGCGCCATCTATACCACCCTGTCCCAGGCCGCCTCCCCCAAACCTTTGGAAGCGGTCGATGCAGCAGTGCCACACTCTATCGATCAGTCCGCTGTTGACTGTCTAAACTATGGAAGAGCAAGTCCTGAGCTCCCGGATTGGTCTGGAGAACTGAGAACCTCAGGTTCAGGAGGCAACAAACGCGTGCTCTCTCCTTCTAATAGCATTGAATTATCTCCAGAATCACAGCAACAACagaaaagagtgaaagaggatGAAGTGCATGACACTCAAGAACTCAATCCAGAACCTCCATCTTGCCGAACCAGTGAATGCCCCCCAGTCTCCCAAGCCGGACCTCCTTACCCTACTTTATTGTCTAGTACCTGTAACAGCTGGTGCTATTTGAACTATGTAAAACCAAACCCTGCAGCTCTCGACGAAGAGAAGCCCTCAGTGTATTCTTCTTGGTCGACCAGTGGCTATGACCCCAACCCCCCAGGACTGTCCAGCAAGACAGCCCTGTCTCTGGTGCACTGTAAGCAAAGGCTCAGCCCAACCATCTACACTACCTCTTCCATGTCTGCTCCAAGTGACGAGGCAAAGGAGGAACACAGACCCAGGTCACCAGAG atTTACCTCAAGACAGCGTGTACAGATCACAGCAAAGAACATCAGCCAGTCACCGTGGACAACTTAAACAAGCCACCTGAGGAGAAGATAGTAGAGGAAACAAGGATGGCTAAAATAAG ATCAAATGAAAAGTGCGGCCGTGGACCAAAGGAGAGCCCAGTCGACCATAAAGACTCCAGTGTGCAGCCGGGGAGCACCCGAGACTCAGGTGCCCAGGATACATACAGTATA